The DNA sequence GCAAGAAGGGTCATGCTTCCTGTATCCCTCCAAGGGACCGCCTGTAAGTCGTATCAGTCAATGAATCTGTAAAACATGAGGATCCGAGAGTGAACCTTTGCGAACGTGTAACCGGGAATCGACAAAACAGCATCGACTGCCCGGAAAAAGAGGATGGGAAGAGTTTGGGGTCCATATTGTTTCCGTTTCATCGCTCTGTTGGTGACCTGTTCGGCCAGTCCTAGTCACAGGCCTTGACTACGGTGCAGCCCGTAAATGAAGTTGCAGGACGATGAGGTCTACGAAAACGGGAACAATTACGTCGACGTCACGGTACAGGGTCAATTATCAATTTGAATAGCAATTTTCTCCCAAAAGCAGATTTTATATGGCACGTGTCTCAATTGGCACAACATTATACAGGAGTGAGAAGGTAGTCGAATAAAAAACATAAGCCGGGATCAAAGAGGTAATCTAGGATGTCACTACAAAGGCAAAGATAGATAGATGTCAACAGGAGAAGGATGAACTTTGGATGAACAAGATGTACGCACTGTAGCTGGCAGGGTCGATGTGGTCGGGAAGTTCAGGAACCGCGACCTCGAACCTCGACTGGATGGCGGACATGACCTGCTGATCTTCATCCGAAGAAACGTAGGTTATGGCGAGACCTTTCGTTCCGAAACGTCCAGCTCGCCTAATAAGGTCAATGAATAAGAGGCTGGGAAGCCGAGAGGAGGCACCTACCCGACACGATGAAGGTAGCTGTCGGCGTCAGGTGGAGAATCATAATTGATCACAATATTGACACGCTCGACATCAATGCCACGTCCAAAAATATCTGTCGCGACCAAGATACGTTTTTCAAATGCCTTGAAGGCAGTATAACGACGTATACTGCAGATGCGAGATTAATCGAATGAATTAACACGAGCACATAAACGAAGGGACTAACCGTTCTTCCTGCTGCAGACCTGAGTGAATGGCGATACTCGGGAAATTGCAGCTGACGAGGAGCTTGTCCAATTCGATAGCGCGAGCAACTGACTTGACAAAGATGACGACCTGTCCGATGATTTATGTCCGGCGATCTGCAAGGACATGCAAAGGCATCTGACTTACCTGGTTGAACTCTAGAGTATCGAGCAACTCGTTCAGTTTTCTGTTTTTGGCATTCTCTTCGAGCTTAACATAATGTTGTTGGAGACCGTGCAGGGTGAGTTTTGTCTCGTCATCCACGAAAATTTCAAGGGGCTGGCAACACGCACATCAAGGACCTGATCATGAAAAACTGTTGAAGGACGTACATTCGACATGAATTTCTTGCACGTTGCTCTGATGTCCTTTGCAAGAGTGGCGCTAAACATCATGACTTGCTTGTGATGAGGGGTAGTCCTGAAAATTTCTTGTACGTCTCGACGCATGTCTGGTAGAGGATGTCGCAATCAGAATGAAGCAGTCTTCAGGAAGGGGTTGAATAAGAAAAATGAACCATAGAAAAAGGGTAAGCAAGGGGATGTGGCTGACGATCGTTTTGCTGAGTAGGGAGGCAGGAAGTGCAACTTGGTACTTCCAGTGACACGGCGGAGAGTCGATCTTGGTACCCAGACCTCCTCGGTCCCTTCCGGCCCCATACGCCACTACGAGTCAACAAGGTCCCACTTCCACAAACAGTCCCCAAACCCAATCCTTCCGAACCTCCATGGCGAAGTGCACCACCATGTGGTAACAGATGAAGCAAAAAGGCGAGCTTTAGAGTGAGGCCGACTTGGTGACGAATATAAAGAGGTAGGTGAGGATGTCCCAAACTCGTGACTAACCAAGCTGTTCCAGCATTTTATCGCATTCGTCCAGCACAAAATGTTTCACGTTCTTTGCATCCAAGACTTTATCTCTCGCGAGTGCGTTCAAACGACCGGGGGTGGCGACGACGATGTGTGGGCATTTGGTCTTGTCTCGGAGGATTTCGGCATCTTTTGAAACTGGAGTGCCGCCATAGAAAGTGCTGATTCGGACGTCGGGCATATACTTGGCGAAACGGGTGTACTCGTTTTTGATCTGGAAGGCCAGTTCGCGGGTGTGGCAAAGGACAAGGACGGAAACTTGACCATTGACGGGTTCAAGCTGCTGGAGGGTGGCTAGAACGAAAACGGCAGTTTTGCCGTGTCCGGACTTCGCCTGACACAAGACATCCATTCCGAGGACGGCTTGAGGGATGCATTCCTGTTGAACTGATGAAGGAAAGTTTTTAGAAATGTGGAAAGAAAATTTCAAAAGTATTGCCACCTTCTGAAGGGTGCTCAAAACCCAAGTCACTAATTGCACGCAGAAGTTCAGGCTTGAGCAGGAAATCCCTAAAAAATGGTTAAAAAAAGTGAATGGGATTGGATGACCGGCTGACGTACCGGAAGCCAGTCGAATGGATGCCTGAAAAGTTCTTTTTGTCCTTGTCTTCTCCAACCGTTGCCGCTGCACCAGATGCCGCAGTACCAGCAACGGCAGTGAAACCGTTGGTGGTCACGTCATTTTCATCCTCGTAGTCAATAAGATCCTCGTTGTCGTGAGCGCTCATCCTTGAAGAGAAAAGTTGAGTATGTAGTACGGAGTGGTGAGAGTCAGAGGGGGGTGCCGCGTCCAGATGTAGACTGGCTACGCAACCTATGTGTTCCCACGCACAGACCATCTCAGGTCCGCAGCGAAGTTTCGACTCGAACCCATTCGTTATGCATTATTCTCCGTACCTTTCAGGCTCTTCAGGATCAATGTAGAACAAGAAGTCACGATGTCGCTCCGAAGTTTCGAATCATGATCATTTCTCTCAATAATTATCCGCCTCGCTG is a window from the Marasmius oreades isolate 03SP1 chromosome 6, whole genome shotgun sequence genome containing:
- the SUB2 gene encoding Suppressor of the cold-sensitive snRNP biogenesis mutant brr1-1 (BUSCO:EOG09262E4Q) is translated as MSAHDNEDLIDYEDENDVTTNGFTAVAGTAASGAAATVGEDKDKKNFSGIHSTGFRDFLLKPELLRAISDLGFEHPSEVQQECIPQAVLGMDVLCQAKSGHGKTAVFVLATLQQLEPVNGQVSVLVLCHTRELAFQIKNEYTRFAKYMPDVRISTFYGGTPVSKDAEILRDKTKCPHIVVATPGRLNALARDKVLDAKNVKHFVLDECDKMLEQLDMRRDVQEIFRTTPHHKQVMMFSATLAKDIRATCKKFMSNPLEIFVDDETKLTLHGLQQHYVKLEENAKNRKLNELLDTLEFNQVVIFVKSVARAIELDKLLVSCNFPSIAIHSGLQQEERIRRYTAFKAFEKRILVATDIFGRGIDVERVNIVINYDSPPDADSYLHRVGRAGRFGTKGLAITYVSSDEDQQVMSAIQSRFEVAVPELPDHIDPASYMTS